A window from Candidatus Manganitrophaceae bacterium encodes these proteins:
- a CDS encoding XRE family transcriptional regulator, whose translation MEKISPDKVGERIRAVRGKRTQTEFAKILGVKKQNYISRYERGRIPSPDLLVRVASLGRISTDWLLTGRKGGPKAVLLLKQLRSLRKTQRGKK comes from the coding sequence ATGGAAAAAATATCCCCGGATAAAGTGGGTGAACGGATCAGGGCTGTACGCGGGAAACGAACGCAGACTGAATTTGCAAAAATCCTCGGAGTAAAAAAACAAAACTATATCAGCCGCTATGAGCGAGGCCGGATTCCCTCCCCGGATCTTCTCGTCCGTGTCGCCTCCCTGGGACGGATCAGCACCGACTGGCTCTTGACCGGCAGAAAAGGGGGACCCAAAGCAGTCCTGCTTTTGAAACAGTTACGAAGCCTCAGAAAAACCCAACGCGGAAAAAAATAA
- a CDS encoding branched-chain amino acid transaminase, with the protein MIKSTSSIWMDGKLVPWEEAKVHVLTHTLHYGLGVFEGIRCYKGDAGTAIFRLQEHAARLLRSAHVVQMKIPFSQKEIEDAVIETVRKNRLEEGYIRPLAFIGYGEMGLYAKDAPIHLSIAVWPWGTYLGDEGLKRGIRVSVSSFTRHHVNISLTRAKVTGYYVNSQLAKREAKEAGFDEAVLLDTDGYVTEGPGENIFIVQNGTLRTTPMTSSILEGITRETILQLARERDIKITEGRFTRDDLYLADEAFFTGTAAEVTPIREVDGRTIGTGKPGSVTLALQTAFFDIVRGKSDEHPEWLTSV; encoded by the coding sequence GTGATTAAAAGTACCTCATCCATCTGGATGGATGGAAAGCTGGTCCCCTGGGAAGAAGCAAAGGTCCATGTCTTGACCCACACCCTGCACTATGGCCTCGGGGTCTTTGAAGGCATCCGGTGTTATAAAGGGGATGCAGGAACCGCCATTTTTCGCTTGCAGGAACATGCCGCACGTCTTTTAAGGTCGGCCCATGTTGTCCAGATGAAAATCCCTTTTTCTCAAAAAGAGATTGAAGATGCGGTGATCGAGACGGTTCGGAAGAACCGCCTGGAGGAAGGCTATATCCGGCCGCTGGCCTTTATTGGATATGGGGAAATGGGCCTCTACGCCAAAGACGCACCCATCCATCTCTCTATTGCCGTCTGGCCCTGGGGAACCTATCTGGGGGATGAAGGACTCAAACGGGGTATTCGCGTAAGCGTTTCCTCTTTCACTCGGCACCATGTCAACATCAGCCTGACACGCGCAAAGGTCACCGGCTACTATGTCAACTCTCAATTGGCAAAACGAGAGGCAAAAGAGGCCGGGTTTGATGAGGCCGTCCTGCTGGATACGGACGGCTATGTGACGGAAGGTCCCGGCGAAAACATTTTTATTGTCCAGAATGGCACCTTGAGAACCACCCCGATGACCTCGTCCATTCTGGAGGGGATTACACGGGAGACGATCCTCCAACTGGCCCGGGAACGGGATATAAAAATCACGGAGGGTCGCTTTACACGGGACGATCTTTACCTGGCCGACGAGGCCTTTTTTACCGGTACTGCAGCCGAAGTTACTCCCATCCGGGAGGTCGATGGCCGAACCATCGGAACCGGAAAACCGGGATCGGTGACGCTAGCACTCCAGACCGCCTTCTTTGATATTGTTCGTGGTAAGTCAGACGAACATCCGGAATGGCTCACCTCTGTGTAA
- a CDS encoding endonuclease III, which translates to MRSRVEIDKIMVILQEEAGRLKVPVLGIIAEETRNPFKVLISCLLSLRTRDETTATASARLYLLAETPSAMMKLRQEKIEKAIYPVSFYRNKSRHILAICQILEDEYGGKVPDQLEALLKLPGVGRKTANLVITVAFNKAGICVDTHVHRISNRLGFIRTSSPEESETALREKLPGKYWIHYNDILVPFGQYICTPISPFCSRCAVKPFCSQKGLKKHR; encoded by the coding sequence ATGAGGTCCCGTGTTGAGATCGACAAAATCATGGTCATTTTGCAGGAGGAAGCCGGGCGACTGAAAGTGCCTGTCCTTGGCATCATTGCGGAAGAGACCCGGAACCCCTTCAAGGTTTTGATCTCCTGCCTGCTCAGCCTGCGCACGCGCGACGAAACAACGGCAACCGCTTCTGCACGACTGTATCTGTTGGCCGAGACCCCTTCTGCCATGATGAAACTCAGGCAGGAGAAAATTGAGAAGGCGATTTATCCCGTCTCTTTTTATCGAAACAAGTCGCGCCATATTCTCGCGATTTGCCAGATACTGGAGGATGAATACGGGGGAAAGGTTCCGGATCAGTTGGAAGCCCTGCTCAAGTTGCCGGGAGTGGGGAGAAAGACGGCCAACCTCGTCATCACCGTGGCCTTTAACAAAGCGGGAATTTGTGTGGATACCCATGTCCACCGCATCTCCAACCGGCTTGGATTTATCCGGACCTCAAGCCCGGAGGAGAGCGAAACGGCCTTAAGAGAGAAACTCCCCGGAAAATACTGGATTCACTACAACGACATCCTTGTCCCCTTTGGCCAGTATATCTGCACCCCGATCTCCCCCTTCTGCAGCCGCTGCGCCGTCAAGCCCTTCTGCTCGCAGAAGGGCTTGAAAAAACACAGGTGA
- a CDS encoding RluA family pseudouridine synthase, whose translation MSSFPPSPLLVSSHSRTDRLDLYLIKRGVPLSRARIQKLISEGLIRLNGAPTKASFRVREGDQIEICIPPPEPLELIPEEIPLDLLYEDDSLLIVNKPAGMVVHPAPGHDQGTLVHALLHHCRDLPGIGGRERPGIVHRLDKDTSGVMVVAKTDLAHQRLSKQFKDHSIARCYLALVSGIIRKKEGRIILAIGRDRADRKKISARTAHPRASETGFIVRERLKEATLLELIPQTGRTHQIRVHMAHLGHPVLGDKVYGGKQAGKCGVPCERQMLHAALLGFVHPVSREEMNFSAPIPPDMQSVLEMLRSLK comes from the coding sequence ATGTCTTCCTTCCCTCCCTCCCCGCTCCTGGTTTCATCCCACAGCCGTACAGACCGGCTTGACCTTTATCTGATCAAGAGAGGGGTCCCGCTTTCTCGGGCTCGTATCCAGAAGCTGATTTCCGAAGGTCTGATTCGGCTTAACGGCGCCCCGACCAAGGCGAGTTTTCGCGTCAGGGAGGGGGACCAGATCGAGATCTGCATCCCACCTCCGGAGCCGCTTGAACTGATCCCGGAAGAAATTCCGCTCGATCTACTTTATGAAGATGACTCCCTCCTGATTGTGAATAAACCGGCGGGTATGGTGGTCCATCCGGCGCCCGGTCATGACCAGGGGACACTGGTTCACGCCCTGCTCCATCATTGCCGTGATCTTCCTGGGATCGGAGGACGAGAGCGGCCCGGCATTGTCCACCGACTGGATAAGGACACCTCCGGCGTGATGGTGGTGGCAAAGACAGACCTTGCCCACCAGCGGTTGTCGAAGCAGTTTAAAGACCATAGCATTGCCCGGTGTTATCTTGCCCTGGTCAGCGGAATCATCCGGAAGAAAGAGGGCCGGATTATTCTTGCCATAGGGCGGGACCGCGCTGACCGCAAGAAGATCTCAGCCCGGACCGCGCATCCGCGCGCGTCGGAAACAGGTTTCATCGTTCGGGAAAGGCTCAAGGAGGCGACCCTTCTGGAACTTATCCCCCAAACGGGCCGGACCCATCAGATCCGGGTTCACATGGCCCATCTCGGCCATCCCGTCCTTGGTGACAAGGTCTACGGGGGAAAACAGGCCGGAAAATGCGGGGTCCCCTGTGAACGGCAGATGCTCCATGCCGCTTTGCTTGGATTTGTTCATCCGGTCTCCCGGGAAGAGATGAACTTCTCCGCCCCCATCCCGCCCGACATGCAGTCCGTATTGGAAATGCTTCGGAGTCTCAAATGA
- the lspA gene encoding signal peptidase II produces MKFIPPCAGAVRRLSLRAASTRGKLLFPALIGGGIVLGDQLSKFYIHNAFRLHESKVIIEGFFSLTYIRNPGAAFGLFAEHNAGFRSVFFAVVSVIALCLLAYFFWETPKEETLGLVAISLLFGGAVGNMIDRFRLGEVIDFLDFYIGQSHWPAFNVADSAITVGISLLLFHVYFHKDGVADQAPETRRGD; encoded by the coding sequence ATGAAGTTCATCCCACCCTGTGCCGGCGCTGTACGGAGGTTGTCCTTGCGAGCGGCATCAACACGGGGTAAACTTCTCTTTCCCGCCTTGATCGGGGGGGGCATTGTTCTTGGTGATCAGCTCAGCAAGTTTTACATTCACAATGCCTTCCGACTACACGAATCGAAAGTGATTATTGAGGGCTTTTTCTCCCTGACCTATATTCGAAACCCGGGTGCGGCCTTCGGTCTCTTCGCGGAACACAACGCGGGTTTTCGCAGCGTATTTTTTGCGGTGGTTTCCGTCATTGCCCTCTGCCTCCTGGCCTATTTCTTCTGGGAAACCCCCAAAGAAGAGACTCTTGGCCTGGTCGCCATTTCCCTCTTGTTCGGCGGAGCCGTCGGGAATATGATCGACCGCTTCCGCCTGGGTGAGGTCATCGACTTTCTTGACTTCTATATTGGTCAAAGCCATTGGCCGGCATTTAATGTTGCCGATTCCGCTATCACCGTTGGTATTTCCCTCCTGTTATTTCATGTTTATTTCCATAAGGATGGGGTTGCAGACCAAGCGCCTGAAACCCGCCGAGGGGACTAG
- the ileS gene encoding isoleucine--tRNA ligase gives METKKKYKNTLNLPKTNFPMRANLTQKEVATLAHWEKEKLYARIQNSRVNREKYILHDGPPYANGHLHIGHALNKILKDIIVKAKTMSGYAAPYVPGWDCHGLPIEHQVLKALGGKKREMSKVQIRQRCRDYADKYVKIQREEFKRLGVFGDWDHPYLTMTADYEAAIVREFGKVVASGAVYRAKKPVLWCSYDETALAEAEVEHAEHVSPSIYVKFRVVADPAKVFGPELKNVSLVIWTTTPWTLVANQAVCLHPDFEYQAVRVNVGENCEQTWIIAKDLVAQCMKEFEIQEYTVEEKIYKGRELRGVTCCSPFLEDGSGRTWPSEVITGAHVTLEQGSGCVHTAPGHGQEDYEVGLENGLEVFAPLDHRGRFTDEIDQGIKQWEGLEVLKANEAIISRLSEIGTLVKAGSITHSYPHCWRCKKPVIFRATKQWFISMGDEREDVTKSLRGRAVEAICEINNNKGWIPSWGYDRMLGMVNNRPDWCISRQRIWGVPIIAFTCLGCEESLPESMIPEIANHIAGLMEKEGSDIWFSKSAADLLPNGTVCPNCSGSEFQQENDILDVWFESGISHIAVLEHRKLLPEGDLRADLYLEGTDQHRGWFQSSLLTTLVADPRQKSAPYKAVLTHGFTVDGSGKKMSKSVGNVVAPEEVIKKYGAEILRLWVAATDFREDVRISPDILTQLAEAYRKIRNTCRFLLGNLYDYHPGSAPFPEADLQDIDRWALRRLQVLNKKVQWAYHESEFHIVFHALNNFCSVDLSSFYLDILKDRLYTAGADSPERRAAQAVMQEILRALVRLMAPILSFTADEIWQYLPEDLKTESSVHLTEFPELKDLSTIEAGDEEKDWSRLIRVRDEVARVLEEARKDKKIGNPLEARVHLFAKPALYDLLKGQRTMLPAFFIVSQVDLSPWQDQEPPVQENGDADQGGSKWTLSTTVDQEGLRIEVTTARGEKCGRCWTYQESVGRDEVHPTLCRRCTEVVLASGINTG, from the coding sequence ATGGAAACAAAGAAGAAATACAAAAATACACTTAATCTTCCGAAGACCAATTTTCCGATGCGGGCTAATCTGACGCAAAAGGAAGTTGCGACGCTGGCCCACTGGGAAAAGGAGAAACTTTATGCCCGGATACAGAACAGCCGCGTCAATCGAGAGAAATATATCCTTCACGATGGTCCCCCTTATGCCAACGGGCATCTTCACATCGGCCACGCCCTCAACAAGATCTTAAAAGATATCATTGTCAAAGCGAAGACCATGAGCGGATATGCTGCCCCCTATGTTCCGGGTTGGGACTGTCATGGCCTCCCGATTGAGCATCAAGTGCTTAAGGCCCTCGGCGGGAAAAAACGGGAGATGAGCAAGGTTCAGATTCGACAGCGCTGCCGGGACTATGCCGATAAATATGTCAAGATCCAGCGTGAGGAATTTAAGCGCCTGGGGGTATTCGGTGACTGGGACCACCCCTATCTGACGATGACGGCCGATTATGAGGCGGCCATCGTCCGGGAGTTCGGCAAGGTGGTTGCGTCCGGGGCGGTTTATCGCGCAAAAAAGCCCGTACTCTGGTGTTCCTATGATGAGACCGCCCTGGCAGAAGCAGAGGTCGAACACGCCGAGCATGTTTCGCCGTCGATCTATGTGAAGTTCAGGGTGGTGGCTGATCCTGCAAAGGTATTTGGTCCAGAGCTGAAAAATGTATCTCTTGTCATTTGGACGACCACCCCCTGGACCCTTGTTGCGAATCAAGCGGTCTGCCTTCACCCCGACTTCGAATATCAGGCGGTTAGGGTGAATGTTGGAGAGAATTGTGAGCAGACTTGGATTATTGCAAAAGATTTAGTCGCGCAATGTATGAAGGAATTTGAAATTCAGGAATACACTGTTGAAGAAAAAATATACAAAGGCCGCGAGCTTAGAGGGGTTACCTGTTGTTCTCCTTTTCTGGAAGATGGATCAGGTAGAACCTGGCCTTCAGAAGTGATTACGGGAGCGCATGTGACTTTGGAGCAGGGAAGCGGATGCGTCCATACCGCGCCGGGCCATGGGCAGGAAGATTACGAGGTCGGGCTGGAAAATGGTCTGGAGGTCTTTGCCCCCCTGGACCACCGTGGACGGTTTACCGACGAAATTGACCAAGGAATCAAGCAGTGGGAAGGGCTGGAAGTTCTCAAGGCAAACGAAGCCATTATCAGCCGTTTGTCTGAAATCGGCACCCTGGTCAAGGCCGGGTCGATCACACATTCCTATCCGCATTGCTGGCGGTGCAAGAAGCCCGTGATTTTCCGCGCCACCAAACAGTGGTTTATCTCGATGGGGGATGAAAGAGAAGACGTTACAAAATCTCTCCGGGGGCGGGCGGTGGAGGCGATTTGTGAAATCAATAACAATAAGGGATGGATCCCGTCCTGGGGATATGACCGCATGCTCGGCATGGTCAATAATCGTCCCGATTGGTGCATCTCACGGCAGCGAATCTGGGGCGTTCCCATTATTGCTTTTACCTGTCTCGGCTGTGAAGAATCGCTTCCGGAGAGTATGATCCCGGAGATCGCAAACCATATCGCAGGCCTGATGGAAAAAGAGGGGAGCGATATCTGGTTTTCAAAATCGGCGGCCGACCTTCTCCCCAACGGAACCGTTTGTCCGAACTGTTCCGGATCGGAGTTTCAACAGGAAAATGACATCCTTGATGTCTGGTTTGAATCTGGAATCAGCCATATTGCGGTACTGGAACACAGAAAGCTGCTTCCGGAAGGGGATCTCCGTGCCGACCTTTATCTTGAAGGGACGGATCAACATCGGGGCTGGTTCCAGAGCAGCTTGCTAACAACACTGGTCGCCGACCCGAGGCAAAAGTCGGCTCCCTACAAGGCAGTCTTAACGCATGGTTTTACCGTCGATGGTTCGGGGAAAAAGATGTCAAAATCCGTCGGGAATGTGGTCGCTCCGGAAGAGGTCATCAAGAAATACGGAGCGGAAATCCTCCGTCTCTGGGTGGCGGCGACCGATTTCAGGGAGGATGTCCGCATTTCGCCGGACATCCTGACGCAGCTTGCGGAGGCCTACCGGAAGATCCGGAATACCTGCCGTTTCCTCCTTGGAAATCTCTATGATTATCATCCGGGATCGGCCCCTTTTCCGGAGGCGGATCTTCAGGACATTGACCGCTGGGCGCTCAGGCGTCTCCAGGTCCTCAACAAAAAAGTTCAGTGGGCCTATCATGAGTCGGAATTTCATATAGTCTTTCATGCCTTGAATAATTTCTGTTCTGTCGATCTCTCCTCCTTCTATCTCGACATCCTGAAAGACCGGCTTTATACCGCCGGGGCAGATTCGCCGGAAAGAAGGGCCGCCCAGGCTGTAATGCAGGAAATTCTGCGGGCTCTGGTCCGTCTGATGGCTCCTATTCTCTCCTTTACCGCCGATGAGATCTGGCAATATCTTCCGGAAGATTTGAAGACGGAATCAAGTGTTCATCTCACCGAATTTCCGGAGCTGAAGGATCTTTCTACAATCGAAGCAGGAGACGAAGAAAAGGACTGGAGCAGGCTCATTCGGGTTCGGGATGAAGTCGCGCGTGTTCTGGAGGAGGCTCGAAAGGACAAAAAAATCGGGAATCCATTGGAAGCGCGGGTGCATCTCTTCGCGAAGCCGGCGCTCTATGATCTTCTCAAGGGGCAGCGTACAATGCTCCCCGCGTTCTTCATTGTCTCACAGGTGGATCTTTCACCCTGGCAGGATCAGGAACCTCCGGTGCAGGAAAACGGGGATGCCGATCAGGGGGGGTCGAAGTGGACTCTCTCGACAACGGTTGATCAGGAGGGTTTGCGGATAGAAGTAACGACGGCGCGGGGTGAAAAGTGTGGACGGTGTTGGACCTATCAGGAAAGTGTTGGTCGGGATGAAGTTCATCCCACCCTGTGCCGGCGCTGTACGGAGGTTGTCCTTGCGAGCGGCATCAACACGGGGTAA
- a CDS encoding CCA tRNA nucleotidyltransferase has product MMVSVENLRDQVADLQSRFPFLPALEEAFPKGEIYLVGGAVRDLLLNRKTNDYDFLVRHVAGSALRAFLKVHGEVSWVGKNFGVYKFYPRGLPDQEPLREAIDVALPRTEESFSRAGSQGGGYKDFEVKTDPALSVEEDLQRRDFTINAMAVDLKNGYLIDPFGGLCDLKDGLLRAVGDPLLRFKEDSSRLLRGLRFSCQLGFALEKKSWTTLRHCIEQLNTKDAEESFVVPRETIAKEFLKAMVADPVRGFDLWDQSGAFQVLIPELLPMKGCPQPKSFHSEGDVWTHTRLALSQLESQPFREEFGRDCDAETVLAVLFHDIAKPVSIQTPEKDGTDRIRFNNHDRIGARMAREIVLRLKLSSMPRGSGYYVDIDVLEWLIRNHLILVQGEIDRMRASTLEKYFLNPQRPGKKLMQLIFCDGRATVPASGPPKLLHYQQVKERLEQIQALTAERAKIPRPLLSGTDVMKALQIAAGPAVGKSLARVREEQLSGRLSNREEALVFLKDPVEKGSDR; this is encoded by the coding sequence ATGATGGTTTCAGTTGAAAATCTCAGGGATCAGGTTGCTGATCTTCAGTCCCGGTTTCCTTTCCTTCCCGCACTTGAAGAAGCATTTCCCAAGGGAGAGATCTATCTCGTTGGCGGGGCGGTTCGTGATCTCCTGCTGAATCGCAAAACTAACGATTATGATTTTCTGGTCCGTCATGTTGCTGGATCCGCCCTGCGTGCATTTCTAAAAGTCCATGGAGAGGTCAGTTGGGTAGGTAAAAACTTTGGGGTTTATAAGTTTTACCCAAGGGGATTGCCTGATCAGGAACCGCTGAGAGAGGCAATCGACGTGGCCCTGCCCCGAACGGAGGAATCCTTTTCCCGGGCCGGGTCCCAGGGCGGCGGCTACAAAGACTTTGAGGTGAAGACCGATCCCGCACTCTCGGTAGAGGAAGACCTTCAACGGCGCGATTTCACAATCAACGCCATGGCGGTCGATCTGAAGAACGGGTATCTGATTGATCCCTTCGGCGGCCTGTGCGACCTTAAGGATGGTCTTTTGCGTGCCGTCGGCGATCCGTTGCTTAGGTTTAAAGAGGACAGCTCCCGCCTCCTACGCGGCCTCCGTTTTTCCTGTCAGCTTGGTTTTGCTCTCGAAAAGAAGAGCTGGACGACCCTGAGACATTGCATTGAGCAATTAAATACAAAAGATGCGGAGGAATCTTTTGTCGTCCCCCGTGAGACTATCGCGAAGGAATTTCTCAAGGCGATGGTGGCGGACCCGGTACGCGGCTTCGATCTCTGGGATCAGAGCGGGGCTTTTCAGGTATTGATTCCGGAACTTCTTCCCATGAAAGGATGCCCCCAGCCGAAAAGCTTTCATTCCGAGGGAGATGTCTGGACCCACACGCGCCTGGCCCTTTCACAGTTGGAGTCTCAGCCCTTCCGGGAAGAATTCGGTCGTGATTGTGACGCCGAGACTGTTCTGGCCGTCCTCTTTCACGATATTGCAAAACCAGTGAGCATCCAGACCCCGGAAAAGGATGGGACCGACCGGATTCGTTTTAACAACCACGACCGCATCGGCGCCCGAATGGCACGGGAGATTGTGCTGCGCTTGAAACTATCCTCCATGCCGAGAGGGAGCGGATATTACGTCGACATAGACGTGCTCGAATGGCTGATCAGGAACCACCTCATCCTGGTCCAGGGCGAGATAGATCGGATGCGGGCATCTACACTTGAGAAATACTTCCTCAACCCACAGCGGCCCGGCAAGAAATTGATGCAGCTGATCTTCTGCGACGGGAGGGCCACTGTCCCGGCCTCGGGTCCGCCGAAGCTCCTTCACTACCAGCAGGTAAAGGAGCGGCTTGAGCAGATTCAGGCCCTCACGGCGGAACGCGCAAAAATTCCCCGGCCGCTGCTGAGTGGAACCGACGTAATGAAGGCCCTTCAGATTGCCGCCGGACCGGCGGTCGGAAAATCCCTGGCACGGGTCCGGGAAGAACAGCTCTCCGGTCGCCTATCAAACCGGGAAGAAGCCCTTGTCTTTTTAAAAGACCCGGTTGAAAAGGGATCAGATCGGTAA
- a CDS encoding divalent-cation tolerance protein CutA — protein sequence MDEIVVFVTTPTREEAERIGRIMVEEKLAACANILPSVTSFFSWKGKICREEETLILLKSRAALFDKLSEAVKQHHSYAVPEIISLPISAGSADYLKWVRESTPLEKE from the coding sequence ATGGATGAAATTGTGGTCTTTGTCACAACCCCGACAAGAGAAGAAGCGGAAAGAATCGGGCGGATCATGGTCGAAGAGAAACTGGCGGCCTGCGCGAATATTCTCCCTTCTGTGACCTCGTTTTTTTCATGGAAAGGAAAGATCTGCCGCGAGGAGGAGACACTGATCCTCCTGAAAAGCCGCGCCGCCCTTTTTGATAAACTCTCCGAAGCGGTGAAACAACATCACAGCTATGCTGTTCCTGAGATTATTTCCCTGCCAATATCCGCCGGCTCGGCCGATTATCTAAAGTGGGTTCGAGAGAGTACCCCTCTGGAAAAAGAATGA
- a CDS encoding endonuclease III domain-containing protein — MGESKRLLSPHKRSSSKRREILEIYKRLYAHFGPQYWWPAETPFEVMIGAILTQNTSWKNVEKALSKLKEKDLLHSEALHRLPEKTLALLIRSSGYFNLKARRIKALMAFIFEKYGGSIDRMLSEKWEVLRDGLLSVKGIGPETADSILLYAGNAPIFVIDAYTRRIFERHSHIAPGDDYHKIQDYFMKELRDRTDLYNEYHALIVMTGKFFCKKVAACSACPLNGLLEDKVAVNHFPKI, encoded by the coding sequence ATGGGAGAATCAAAGCGCTTGCTTTCTCCTCATAAAAGATCCTCCTCCAAAAGACGGGAAATACTGGAGATTTATAAGCGGCTCTATGCCCACTTCGGCCCCCAATATTGGTGGCCGGCCGAAACCCCCTTCGAGGTCATGATCGGGGCCATTTTGACACAAAATACCTCCTGGAAAAATGTTGAGAAGGCCCTTTCCAAATTAAAAGAGAAAGACCTCCTTCACTCGGAAGCCCTGCATCGCCTCCCTGAAAAGACGCTCGCCCTTCTCATCCGATCAAGCGGTTATTTTAACCTTAAAGCACGGCGTATCAAGGCCTTGATGGCCTTTATTTTCGAGAAATACGGGGGCTCCATCGATAGGATGTTGTCAGAAAAATGGGAGGTCTTAAGGGATGGACTCCTTTCTGTCAAGGGGATCGGCCCCGAGACAGCCGACTCCATCCTGCTTTACGCGGGGAACGCTCCTATTTTCGTCATAGATGCCTATACCCGAAGGATATTCGAACGACACAGCCATATTGCTCCTGGCGATGATTACCACAAGATCCAGGACTACTTCATGAAGGAACTCCGGGACAGAACGGACCTGTACAACGAATATCACGCCCTGATCGTCATGACCGGGAAGTTTTTCTGTAAGAAAGTGGCGGCCTGTTCCGCCTGTCCCTTGAATGGCCTGCTTGAGGACAAAGTAGCAGTAAATCACTTTCCCAAGATCTAA
- a CDS encoding tetratricopeptide repeat protein: protein MMADMSLSPEIIKLMDKIAENPNSRLFVPLAEEYLNSDLTDEAIHVLNDGIKKHPTYVAARIMLGKIYMSKNHITEAKSEFERVIEINPENILAHKRLAVIYQNEGEPQRAVDAYRQILAVDPSDKESKTLLSTLEKEIPSPISPEAPGPDSAGESTFEIQKSPSLATSEEVFVGNEDVFSPDADTGVELEKEDLEEQWQPEPISQDDEGRIGDPLEPSSPGPDPLPEMDGQETPATNSLGALYIDQGCYQEAVDTYKECLERDPTDEESKEGLEKALHMVSGEASGDPVPSSDLTTDAEEKTSQTGQITHLQLWLDAIQKKRKGIRR, encoded by the coding sequence ATGATGGCTGATATGTCGCTCTCCCCCGAAATTATCAAGCTGATGGATAAGATCGCCGAGAACCCGAATTCCCGGCTTTTTGTCCCATTGGCTGAAGAATACCTAAATAGCGATCTGACGGATGAAGCAATCCATGTCCTGAACGACGGAATTAAAAAACACCCCACTTATGTGGCCGCCCGGATTATGCTCGGGAAGATTTACATGAGTAAAAATCACATTACCGAGGCAAAATCTGAATTTGAGCGGGTCATCGAAATCAATCCGGAAAATATCCTTGCACACAAAAGACTGGCGGTCATTTATCAAAACGAGGGCGAACCGCAACGCGCCGTCGATGCCTACAGGCAGATCCTGGCCGTTGATCCTTCCGATAAAGAGTCAAAAACCCTCCTGAGCACCCTTGAAAAAGAGATCCCTTCACCCATTTCTCCGGAAGCCCCTGGACCAGACTCTGCAGGTGAAAGTACTTTTGAGATTCAGAAGTCCCCCTCGCTGGCGACTTCTGAGGAGGTGTTTGTTGGAAACGAGGATGTATTCTCACCCGATGCAGATACGGGCGTTGAACTGGAAAAAGAAGACCTCGAAGAACAATGGCAACCAGAGCCCATCTCGCAAGACGATGAAGGTCGAATCGGAGACCCTCTGGAGCCCTCTTCCCCCGGCCCGGACCCCCTTCCGGAAATGGACGGACAGGAAACACCCGCAACAAATTCACTGGGCGCACTTTATATCGACCAGGGATGCTACCAGGAAGCGGTAGATACTTACAAAGAATGCCTCGAACGCGACCCAACAGATGAAGAAAGCAAGGAGGGTCTTGAAAAAGCACTTCATATGGTATCTGGAGAAGCCTCTGGTGACCCGGTTCCCTCTTCCGATTTGACTACTGATGCGGAAGAGAAGACTTCTCAAACGGGTCAAATCACGCACTTACAATTATGGCTGGACGCCATCCAGAAGAAGAGAAAAGGAATACGAAGATGA